In Halobacteriovorax sp. DA5, a genomic segment contains:
- the fliE gene encoding flagellar hook-basal body complex protein FliE: protein MAINNITTMNDVFNSHKMREWTSPTGGAEEFKLEGFDELSKVTPSEKSQSFSELLANQIMDVNNLQKEANTAIEKLVSGESKNIHETMLAVERAEIAFKTMNQVRNKVIDAYKEVMRMQV, encoded by the coding sequence ATGGCGATCAATAATATTACTACAATGAATGACGTCTTTAACTCACATAAAATGCGCGAGTGGACTAGTCCAACTGGTGGCGCGGAAGAATTCAAATTAGAGGGCTTCGATGAGCTATCTAAGGTTACTCCATCTGAGAAGAGTCAGTCTTTTTCTGAACTTTTAGCAAATCAGATCATGGATGTTAACAATTTACAAAAAGAAGCTAACACAGCTATTGAAAAATTAGTAAGTGGTGAAAGTAAGAATATCCACGAAACAATGCTAGCTGTTGAAAGAGCTGAAATTGCTTTTAAGACAATGAACCAAGTTCGTAACAAAGTAATTGATGCTTATAAAGAAGTAATGAGAATGCAAGTCTAG